One genomic window of Saccopteryx bilineata isolate mSacBil1 chromosome 4, mSacBil1_pri_phased_curated, whole genome shotgun sequence includes the following:
- the TNFAIP8L3 gene encoding tumor necrosis factor alpha-induced protein 8-like protein 3, which translates to MDSDSGEQSEGEPMTAAGPDVFSSKSLALQAQKKILSKIASKTMANMLIDDTSSEIFDELYKVTKEHTHNKKEAHKIMKDLIKVAIKIGILHRNNQFNQEEAVIVEKFRKKLNQTAMTIVSFYEVDYTFDRNVLSQLLHECKDLVHELVQRHLTPRTHGRINHVFNHFADVEFLSTLYSLDGDCRPNLKRICEGINKLLDEKVL; encoded by the coding sequence GTCCCGATGTTTTTAGTTCAAAGAGCCTTGCCCTTCAAGCCCAGAAGAAGATTCTGAGCAAAATAGCCAGCAAAACCATGGCCAACATGTTGATTGATGACACCAGCAGTGAGATCTTTGATGAGCTCTACAAAGTCACCAAGGAGCACACCCACAACAAGAAGGAAGCCCACAAGATAATGAAAGACTTGATTAAGGTGGCAATCAAAATTGGGATCCTCCACCGGAACAACCAGTTCAACCAGGAGGAGGCTGTTATAGTGGAGAAGTTCAGGAAGAAGCTGAACCAGACCGCCATGACCATCGTCAGCTTCTATGAGGTGGACTACACCTTCGACAGGAACGTGCTCTCCCAGCTCCTGCATGAATGCAAGGACCTGGTGCATGAACTGGTGCAGCGACACCTGACACCCAGGACCCATGGGCGCATCAACCATGTCTTCAACCACTTTGCTGATGTGGAATTCCTCTCTACCCTTTATAGTCTGGATGGAGACTGTAGACCCAACCTCAAGAGAATTTGTGAAGGAATCAATAAATTGCTAGATGAGAAAGTCCTTTGA